The Fervidobacterium pennivorans DNA segment ATGGTTCATCGGCAATCCTACAAGGTACACCTATGTCTTCCTCTATCGCTTTATCAATCCCTCTCAAAAGTGCACCGCCACCAGTTAACACAATCCCATGTTCTACAATATCCGCTGAAAGTTCAGGAGGAGTCTTCTCAAGCACAAGTTTTATCCTTGAAATGATGTTGTCAACCACAGGTCGAATCATCTTATAAACATCCGTTGAGTTGATAACTTCTGTTCTTGGAAGTCCTGTTACCGCGTCTCTTCCTTTTACTTCCAGTTCTAAATCTTCTACGTCCGGATGAACTTTTCCTATTTTTATTTTTATCTCCTCTGCCGTTGTATCACCAATGAGCAGTCCGAAGTTTCTTCTAACCCCTTTAACAATAGCGTCATCGAGTGCATTACCGGCAAGCTTTATGGAATCTCCAACAACGATACCTCCCATACTTATCACGGCGATATCTGTAGTTCCACCGCCGATATCCACAATCATATTCCCCATCGGTTTCATCACATCGAGTCCAATTCCAATAGCAGCGGCAGTTGGCTCAAGAACTATATGCACCCGTTTTGCCCCGGCTTTTAAAGCCGCATC contains these protein-coding regions:
- the mreB gene encoding rod shape-determining protein gives rise to the protein MAKNDLGIDLGTANFIVYQQGKGIVLNEPSVVAIERKTGKILAIGTEAKEMFGKTPEDKVLAVKPMRDGVIADYTIIAEVLKYFMKKLNKGLFFKCNMVIGIPTKTTSVEQRAVYDAALKAGAKRVHIVLEPTAAAIGIGLDVMKPMGNMIVDIGGGTTDIAVISMGGIVVGDSIKLAGNALDDAIVKGVRRNFGLLIGDTTAEEIKIKIGKVHPDVEDLELEVKGRDAVTGLPRTEVINSTDVYKMIRPVVDNIISRIKLVLEKTPPELSADIVEHGIVLTGGGALLRGIDKAIEEDIGVPCRIADEPLLCVAKGTGKLLEDEELLKHVAVTYEK